From Leptotrichia wadei, one genomic window encodes:
- a CDS encoding putative HNHc nuclease, producing MANAEISNQEIIITLPVEKVYPEIKEKLEERLNHYPIKVIPVKKLSQAQNGLIHVLLKQFGDEIGYTLIEIKELMKEQFAIATDRLDFSTAKCDMETANEFISFIIEQALELGINLYILGRHDKRYKHILEIDNITQRYVIACLRKRVCCICGKGHNECSTIELHHWNSVANIGGYENCDGLKTPFMSLCAKHHQEFHATGKETFKNKYYIEGVWLNVELVKELKKIYKNHFKAFKEK from the coding sequence ATGGCAAATGCTGAAATCTCGAATCAGGAAATAATAATAACATTGCCTGTGGAAAAAGTTTATCCAGAAATAAAAGAGAAATTAGAGGAACGCTTAAATCATTATCCAATCAAGGTTATTCCTGTGAAGAAATTATCACAAGCACAAAATGGACTTATACACGTGTTATTAAAGCAGTTTGGAGACGAGATTGGATATACTTTAATAGAGATTAAGGAACTGATGAAAGAGCAGTTTGCAATAGCGACAGATAGACTGGACTTTTCCACAGCAAAATGTGATATGGAAACGGCAAACGAATTCATTTCTTTCATCATAGAGCAGGCATTGGAACTTGGAATAAATTTATATATTCTAGGCAGGCACGATAAAAGATATAAACATATATTGGAAATTGACAATATAACACAAAGATATGTGATTGCTTGCTTGAGAAAAAGAGTTTGCTGTATCTGCGGAAAAGGGCATAATGAGTGCAGCACAATAGAACTGCATCATTGGAACTCGGTAGCAAACATAGGCGGATACGAAAATTGCGATGGGTTAAAAACACCATTTATGAGTTTGTGTGCTAAACATCATCAGGAATTTCACGCAACAGGCAAGGAAACATTTAAGAACAAATATTATATTGAAGGGGTGTGGTTAAATGTGGAACTTGTGAAAGAGTTGAAAAAGATTTACAAAAATCATTTTAAGGCGTTTAAGGAGAAATAA
- a CDS encoding toll/interleukin-1 receptor domain-containing protein yields MIFISHNHKDKKIIEPFANRLSDVYGKDNVFYDSWSIQPGDGIIDKMNKGLSSINYFFFFVSDNSLKSDMVKLEWQNALITSLSDDIKFIPVRLDQSEMPAILKQILYLDVFSNGFETVLRQMIDVIDGNNTYHGEKRTYENVNSKIKVLNKNEIEIEIFATTYMEPIGKYIILTLNEEEELKVECPKEAMFGNGFLKGLEIERNLAKETVNGVIISLHRPLTPGFPLRIIIKSDTEIIFRGIMKAISEEKIVGIPTEVI; encoded by the coding sequence ATGATATTTATAAGTCATAATCATAAAGATAAGAAAATTATTGAACCTTTTGCAAACCGTCTTTCTGATGTATATGGAAAAGATAATGTGTTTTATGATAGCTGGTCTATCCAACCTGGAGACGGTATAATTGATAAAATGAATAAAGGATTATCATCAATTAATTATTTTTTCTTTTTTGTGTCTGATAATAGTTTGAAAAGTGATATGGTTAAACTTGAATGGCAAAATGCTTTAATTACTTCATTAAGTGATGACATAAAATTTATTCCAGTCAGATTGGATCAAAGCGAAATGCCAGCAATATTAAAACAGATATTATATTTAGATGTTTTTTCAAATGGATTTGAAACTGTATTGAGACAGATGATTGATGTGATTGACGGGAATAATACTTATCATGGGGAAAAACGAACATACGAAAATGTAAATTCAAAAATCAAGGTATTAAATAAGAATGAAATTGAAATTGAAATTTTTGCAACTACATATATGGAACCAATTGGTAAATATATTATTTTGACATTAAATGAAGAAGAAGAATTAAAAGTAGAATGTCCTAAGGAAGCAATGTTTGGAAATGGTTTTTTAAAAGGGCTAGAAATAGAAAGAAATCTTGCGAAAGAAACAGTAAACGGCGTAATTATATCATTACATAGACCATTAACTCCTGGATTTCCGTTGAGAATAATAATTAAATCTGACACAGAAATAATTTTTAGAGGAATTATGAAAGCAATATCTGAAGAAAAAATTGTAGGTATTCCAACAGAAGTAATTTAA
- a CDS encoding sigma-70 family RNA polymerase sigma factor — MNEKDIDRIADKIIERMKTDKEIKTEKQLTPFQKTEKLLSELSLLKGAIDSKNMLIEDLKKEGISIQKKKTEVNVQASKVYLSELEKVENKIEKLEEEIARIENVVNMVERALDTIRNNKYYDIIEMKYFDELTFEHISEKLNISVITAKRYKNKMIRQLQLVIFSDDVIKNILN, encoded by the coding sequence ATGAACGAAAAAGATATAGACAGAATAGCAGATAAAATAATAGAAAGAATGAAAACTGACAAGGAAATAAAAACAGAAAAACAACTAACACCATTTCAAAAGACCGAAAAATTATTATCCGAATTATCGTTACTGAAAGGTGCTATTGATTCTAAAAATATGCTTATAGAGGATTTGAAGAAAGAGGGAATATCAATTCAGAAAAAGAAAACAGAAGTTAATGTGCAGGCTAGTAAAGTATATTTATCCGAACTGGAAAAGGTTGAAAACAAAATAGAGAAATTAGAGGAAGAGATTGCAAGAATAGAAAATGTGGTTAATATGGTTGAAAGAGCATTAGATACAATCAGGAATAATAAGTATTACGATATAATAGAAATGAAGTATTTCGATGAATTAACATTTGAGCATATATCTGAGAAATTAAATATAAGCGTTATAACTGCGAAAAGATATAAAAATAAAATGATTAGACAGTTGCAATTAGTTATATTTTCAGATGATGTAATAAAAAATATATTAAATTGA
- a CDS encoding terminase small subunit, translating into MKLNARQKSFCEFYVASGNATESAIKAGYKEKYARQNAPKLLQNTTLSKYIKELQEKTKTSRIMTAIERREFLTEVIKNGNEKVQDRLKALDILNKMDGEYIEKMQLSGQVNTNPLSGLTTEELRTLAGGKNG; encoded by the coding sequence TTGAAATTAAATGCAAGGCAGAAGTCTTTTTGCGAGTTTTATGTAGCTAGTGGAAATGCTACTGAATCCGCAATAAAGGCTGGGTATAAAGAAAAGTATGCAAGACAAAATGCACCAAAATTACTACAAAATACTACGTTATCAAAATACATAAAAGAATTACAGGAAAAAACAAAAACAAGCAGAATAATGACAGCGATTGAGAGACGAGAGTTTTTAACAGAAGTTATTAAAAATGGAAATGAAAAGGTACAGGATAGATTAAAGGCATTAGATATTTTAAATAAAATGGATGGTGAATATATTGAAAAAATGCAATTGTCTGGGCAAGTGAATACCAATCCGCTTTCAGGGCTTACTACTGAGGAGTTAAGAACATTAGCTGGTGGTAAGAATGGATAA
- the terL gene encoding phage terminase large subunit, which translates to MDKMEMIRLEAVKELSRRNLLDFLIFDGNGRYKNARHIQFLTDKAQQFVEDVKDGKSPRLFVSMPPRHSKSETMTKKYPAWVIGNNPDFEIIIASYSMDLARDFGKIARDTYREHSKSGTGIFNSIIDRDKSAGDNWGILEHRGAVVSTGVGGSATGKGAHIAIIDDPFKNREDANSRLQRDKVWAWYQSTIRTRLAPGGGIIIIQTRWHEDDLVGRIVKEMENGTGETFESIVLPAIAEENDILGRKVGEPLWEERYGIDELENIKKAIGSREFSALYQQKPQVEDGGLFKRQYFKYFDVKNDFIIADNKNVNIKDCFYFQTIDTAMSTHKNNDFTAIATFICDREWNLYLVDLMLERLEVPDQWNVIKQYRHKYNLRFQSIESKSSGIGIMQQAKREGMPLKELKADTDKMTRALNISVMFENGKVFFNKKLEKLLELEEQLLKFPNAVHDDAVDVCSYAGIVINDLIQNSKRYIRKFISV; encoded by the coding sequence ATGGATAAAATGGAAATGATAAGGCTGGAAGCTGTTAAGGAATTATCTCGTAGAAATTTATTGGATTTTCTTATTTTCGACGGAAACGGAAGATATAAGAATGCAAGGCACATACAATTTTTGACGGATAAAGCACAGCAATTTGTAGAAGATGTCAAGGATGGCAAAAGTCCACGATTATTTGTTAGTATGCCGCCACGACATTCAAAATCTGAAACTATGACAAAGAAATATCCAGCTTGGGTAATTGGAAATAATCCTGATTTTGAAATTATAATCGCAAGTTACTCAATGGATTTAGCAAGGGACTTTGGGAAAATAGCTAGAGATACTTATAGAGAACACAGTAAAAGCGGGACAGGGATTTTTAACTCTATTATAGATAGAGATAAAAGTGCTGGGGATAACTGGGGAATTTTGGAACATAGAGGAGCAGTTGTAAGTACAGGAGTGGGTGGAAGTGCAACAGGTAAAGGAGCACATATTGCAATAATAGATGATCCGTTTAAAAACAGGGAAGACGCAAATAGCAGATTACAGCGTGATAAAGTTTGGGCTTGGTATCAATCAACTATTCGTACAAGGTTAGCACCTGGAGGTGGAATAATAATAATTCAGACTAGATGGCATGAAGATGATTTGGTTGGCAGAATAGTCAAGGAAATGGAAAATGGTACTGGGGAAACTTTTGAAAGTATTGTGTTGCCAGCCATAGCAGAAGAAAATGATATTCTCGGAAGAAAAGTAGGTGAGCCATTGTGGGAAGAACGATATGGAATTGATGAACTGGAAAATATAAAAAAGGCAATAGGAAGTCGTGAATTTTCAGCATTGTATCAGCAAAAGCCACAAGTTGAGGATGGTGGATTATTTAAGCGTCAATATTTCAAATATTTTGATGTAAAAAATGATTTTATTATAGCTGATAATAAAAATGTTAATATCAAAGACTGTTTTTATTTTCAAACGATAGATACAGCAATGAGTACACATAAAAACAATGATTTTACGGCAATAGCAACCTTTATTTGTGATAGGGAATGGAATTTATATTTAGTTGATTTAATGCTTGAAAGATTAGAAGTACCAGACCAATGGAATGTAATTAAGCAGTATAGGCATAAATATAATTTACGATTCCAATCAATAGAGAGTAAGAGCAGCGGTATAGGAATAATGCAACAGGCAAAACGTGAAGGTATGCCATTAAAAGAATTAAAGGCAGATACAGACAAAATGACTAGAGCATTAAACATTTCAGTTATGTTTGAAAATGGCAAAGTATTTTTTAACAAAAAGTTGGAAAAATTATTAGAACTTGAAGAACAGTTGTTAAAATTTCCGAATGCTGTACACGATGACGCTGTTGATGTATGCAGTTATGCTGGAATTGTTATAAATGATTTAATACAAAATTCAAAAAGGTATATTAGAAAATTTATAAGCGTGTAG
- a CDS encoding phage portal protein family protein codes for MSIRENVVSALVKEIISLGSISSGEQNIDDKLLEQMLKDMDIAQALQLMTQTVTSKEWKIETDVPEYVEVAENIQRRLNNLNISKLLENILRAEIYKKSIFEIIYDKDSSGNTIIKDLILLPNKYIKYDKDSGWVVKTRDSEIAIASEPSRFLVCVNEERLDNLQGSTDLLPLVPVFTAKERLESKLNAIIEKYGDIITVFAYEPSAETDPPEVVKARQKDVEAQAKDLKAAKGKDVLAVPSAGEKSLDDFIKFIKLDDLKPEIYQELLNEKAKSVQRYLLGSTLVVGVDGNSGNRALGEVHKEQQNYKIESKVKKIRDWIQKLIEIDARLYGYDSGNFYFKFVEEINETETLELEDKRTKTISEKVNYIVKISESGYAFTKTKIAEILGVKEADLIEVEKESGNLEFSKPKKKLNINKINKKRELIEKNQARFDKFIDNNFKKWQKNVLKAIREKIEKANDISDLYDLEFDYDNTLEDMLLISMLQGFDNAVMIDNKIVEFSNTRTTTRNAALDNFLKKHPALYNDIENEMEYARQKYFWIKKVTDVNVTEKIFKQMSNTLENGGTFKEWKKDVDNILSQSGLTLNEGYLKTVFRTNMNHAYNVGIYMKMDKYKERYPYYQYCGTLDGREQEHTRELNGKIFKIGTPEADKYFPPNGFNCRCYTVSLTADEVNPDEVVGNGDIDQDVGSFAGNIGNDEYIATLEKNYKQKVDTFADKYDIPDFVLTKPLKKDGNSSIIDTIKTVKEANNYAEKVLGVKADYTGIDVRCANEWNRGLAAMKNKYPEVAEQIKFVGSMQKRNELLKAELKNYAKNNKLAKGTKELLDYVLGKLNIKSNRTAESFHVTRLGNNPDENEIIKIVNKYAGISLNSNYYNNYDNVIAERKRQVTNGWKPVGCDTMKSIFDHEFGHQIDKLLGISKSKDVKEYFETNKTVISKNLSKYATVKVEEFIAEAWSEYKNNPKPREISRKVGRFIERSWKEWQKKNL; via the coding sequence GTGAGTATCAGGGAAAATGTAGTAAGTGCATTAGTAAAAGAAATAATATCATTAGGTTCAATATCAAGTGGAGAACAGAACATTGATGATAAATTATTGGAACAGATGTTAAAGGATATGGATATTGCTCAGGCATTACAGCTTATGACACAGACAGTTACATCTAAAGAATGGAAAATTGAAACAGATGTACCAGAATATGTGGAAGTTGCTGAGAACATTCAACGACGTTTGAATAATCTTAATATATCAAAGTTATTGGAAAATATTTTGAGAGCCGAAATATATAAGAAGTCAATATTTGAAATAATATACGATAAGGATAGTTCAGGTAATACGATAATTAAAGATTTAATATTGTTGCCAAACAAATACATAAAGTATGATAAAGATAGTGGTTGGGTTGTTAAAACTCGTGATAGCGAAATTGCAATTGCGAGTGAACCTAGCCGTTTTTTAGTTTGCGTTAATGAAGAGCGGTTAGATAATTTGCAAGGGAGCACGGATTTGTTGCCACTTGTTCCTGTATTTACAGCTAAAGAAAGGCTGGAATCGAAATTAAATGCAATTATTGAAAAATATGGAGATATAATTACAGTATTTGCTTATGAGCCATCCGCGGAAACAGATCCACCAGAAGTTGTTAAGGCAAGACAAAAAGATGTGGAAGCACAGGCTAAGGATTTAAAGGCTGCAAAAGGTAAGGATGTGCTGGCTGTTCCAAGTGCTGGAGAAAAATCATTGGACGATTTTATAAAATTCATAAAACTGGACGATTTGAAGCCTGAAATTTACCAGGAACTGTTAAACGAAAAAGCGAAATCGGTGCAAAGATATTTACTTGGAAGTACGCTTGTTGTTGGAGTGGATGGAAATAGTGGAAACAGAGCATTGGGTGAAGTTCATAAGGAGCAACAGAATTATAAGATAGAATCCAAAGTTAAAAAAATTAGGGACTGGATTCAAAAGTTAATAGAGATAGATGCACGGCTTTATGGATATGATTCAGGGAACTTTTACTTTAAATTTGTGGAGGAAATAAATGAAACAGAAACTCTTGAACTGGAAGATAAAAGAACGAAAACTATATCAGAAAAAGTAAATTATATAGTGAAAATATCTGAAAGTGGTTATGCCTTTACAAAAACCAAAATAGCTGAGATATTAGGTGTCAAGGAAGCTGATTTAATAGAAGTTGAAAAAGAAAGTGGCAATTTAGAATTTTCCAAGCCTAAAAAAAAACTAAATATCAATAAAATAAATAAAAAGCGTGAACTGATAGAAAAGAATCAAGCACGATTTGATAAATTTATTGATAACAATTTTAAGAAATGGCAAAAAAATGTATTAAAAGCTATTCGTGAAAAGATAGAAAAGGCAAATGATATTTCTGATTTATATGATTTGGAGTTTGATTATGATAATACACTAGAAGATATGTTGTTAATATCAATGCTGCAAGGATTTGATAACGCTGTTATGATTGATAATAAAATTGTGGAATTTTCAAATACTAGAACTACAACAAGAAATGCAGCACTTGATAATTTCTTGAAAAAACATCCTGCTTTGTATAATGATATCGAGAACGAAATGGAGTATGCACGACAAAAATACTTTTGGATTAAAAAAGTCACAGATGTAAATGTTACTGAAAAGATTTTTAAACAAATGTCAAATACTCTTGAAAATGGTGGAACGTTTAAAGAGTGGAAAAAAGACGTGGATAACATTTTATCTCAGAGTGGGTTAACATTAAATGAGGGATATTTGAAAACAGTATTCAGAACTAACATGAATCACGCTTACAATGTGGGAATATATATGAAAATGGATAAATACAAGGAACGTTATCCATATTATCAATATTGTGGAACATTGGACGGCAGAGAACAGGAACATACAAGGGAGCTGAATGGAAAAATATTTAAGATAGGAACACCTGAAGCTGATAAATATTTTCCACCAAACGGATTTAACTGTAGGTGCTACACAGTATCTTTGACAGCGGATGAGGTAAATCCTGATGAAGTTGTAGGTAACGGAGATATTGACCAAGATGTAGGAAGTTTTGCTGGTAATATTGGAAATGATGAGTACATAGCAACGCTTGAAAAGAATTATAAACAAAAAGTAGATACATTTGCCGATAAATATGATATTCCTGATTTTGTACTTACTAAACCATTGAAAAAAGATGGCAACAGTAGTATAATTGATACAATAAAAACAGTAAAAGAAGCAAATAATTATGCTGAAAAAGTATTAGGAGTTAAAGCTGATTATACAGGTATTGATGTACGTTGTGCTAATGAGTGGAATCGTGGGCTTGCAGCTATGAAAAATAAATATCCAGAAGTTGCAGAGCAAATTAAATTCGTTGGAAGTATGCAAAAGAGAAATGAATTATTGAAAGCAGAATTAAAAAATTATGCTAAGAATAATAAATTGGCAAAAGGAACTAAAGAATTGCTTGATTATGTTTTAGGCAAATTGAATATAAAAAGTAATCGAACAGCGGAATCTTTTCATGTTACTAGATTAGGAAACAATCCAGATGAGAACGAAATTATAAAAATAGTAAACAAGTATGCTGGAATATCATTGAACTCAAACTATTATAATAATTATGATAATGTTATTGCTGAAAGAAAAAGACAAGTAACTAACGGATGGAAACCTGTTGGCTGTGATACGATGAAATCTATTTTTGATCATGAGTTTGGGCATCAAATTGATAAATTACTGGGTATTTCTAAATCCAAAGATGTAAAAGAATATTTTGAAACCAATAAAACAGTAATATCAAAAAATCTTTCCAAATATGCGACTGTAAAAGTTGAGGAGTTTATAGCTGAAGCATGGAGTGAATATAAAAATAATCCAAAACCACGAGAAATTTCAAGAAAAGTAGGTAGATTTATAGAAAGGTCGTGGAAAGAATGGCAAAAGAAAAATTTATAA
- a CDS encoding phage virion morphogenesis protein: MRISITTNLDSVSTSFKGKLRSINKEEMLDEVAFYMENEMRKRFDTGTDYQGNAWAPLKLRKGKPLSDTGMLKGSLGVAEIKGNTVSVFTNAKYAKIQDNGGVITPKSAKVLHFKVGGTDYFAKSVTIPKRQFSGVSDKNREDLVKILNDYFVNKKLFL, encoded by the coding sequence ATGAGAATTAGCATAACAACCAATCTTGATAGTGTAAGTACAAGTTTTAAGGGAAAATTGAGGAGTATTAATAAAGAAGAAATGCTTGATGAAGTGGCGTTCTATATGGAAAACGAAATGCGGAAAAGATTTGATACTGGAACAGATTATCAAGGCAATGCTTGGGCTCCTTTGAAATTGAGAAAAGGTAAGCCACTTAGTGATACTGGAATGCTTAAAGGTTCATTGGGAGTGGCTGAAATAAAAGGGAATACGGTTTCAGTATTTACTAATGCCAAGTATGCAAAAATACAGGATAATGGTGGAGTGATAACACCTAAAAGTGCTAAAGTTTTGCATTTTAAAGTTGGCGGAACAGATTATTTTGCTAAGTCTGTTACTATTCCTAAGCGTCAGTTTAGTGGTGTAAGTGATAAAAATAGAGAGGACTTAGTAAAAATTCTTAATGATTATTTCGTTAATAAGAAATTATTTTTGTAA